One part of the Desulfonema ishimotonii genome encodes these proteins:
- the eutB gene encoding ethanolamine ammonia-lyase subunit EutB, translated as MREKSKILTGACACILCLASVVGAVTIESVKPDEDVFGYVQRVKGAFDHSLYQQVIGAANAFKEGDEGLGVAADNDISRVNARMLLANTKIKAIHEHPLFEDNLQKLIWKTTDAAQYEKVRDWTMGDLKHFLLTQPEAEIRGIMGGLNSDVIGSVIKLMSNAELTVIGKKVFNPLPGSNLGAAGYLGARIQPNSPTDNPEDIMWQVFNGWSYATGDLILGNNPVSDSVENIAAIEKTLRDVLVTFGMEKTLPWCVLSHIDKQAEVEKKYPGETAIWFQSLAGTDDANQTFDLTIEKMMNYAKMRNGQYGLYFETGQGADYTNGAGHGFDMVVHESRKYGFARALAQEVAKVAPEGKPWLHLNDVAGFIGPEVFKSREQLVRCCLEDIVMGKLHGLCLGLDICSTLHMPVSLDDLDWCMDQIAPASPSYLMALPTKNDPMLSYLTTGFQDHVRLREKFGYKVNDDVWAFFKKIKIVDENDKYTEHFGDPIWVYYQYKLAKGDTRTKDEIYAEGEAAIQRIEARGVPIARGMGKNPGDLNPELREKIWALYNDAKVSLWAEFTPEFINTIPNAVVVSTNSGDREDYVAHPPTGEKLSPSAVATLETLRDAWAGKAPDVQIIISDGLNAKAIMDENHLTPYLEAVKKELAAAGYTVGEKNVVVTSGRVRAGYEIGSVLFGKSDAARPKIVLHIIGERPGSGHHNYSVYIAAPKAEIWGKNGVDHDIVRVISGISDTAYKPTDAARETVTIVKEMTDA; from the coding sequence ATGAGAGAGAAAAGTAAGATTCTGACCGGTGCCTGTGCGTGTATACTGTGCCTGGCCTCTGTGGTCGGCGCGGTAACCATTGAATCGGTTAAACCGGATGAAGACGTGTTCGGATATGTTCAGCGCGTCAAAGGCGCTTTTGACCATTCCCTGTATCAGCAGGTTATCGGTGCGGCCAATGCGTTTAAAGAGGGGGATGAGGGCCTCGGCGTGGCGGCGGACAACGATATCTCCCGTGTGAACGCCCGTATGCTTCTGGCCAATACAAAAATAAAAGCCATCCATGAGCATCCGCTGTTTGAAGACAACCTGCAGAAACTGATCTGGAAAACCACGGATGCGGCGCAGTATGAAAAGGTCAGAGACTGGACAATGGGTGATCTGAAGCATTTCCTGCTGACGCAGCCGGAGGCTGAGATCAGGGGAATCATGGGCGGACTGAACAGCGACGTGATCGGCAGTGTGATCAAGCTGATGAGCAATGCGGAGCTGACCGTGATCGGCAAAAAGGTCTTCAACCCGCTGCCCGGCAGCAATCTGGGAGCTGCCGGCTATCTGGGGGCGCGGATTCAGCCCAACTCGCCCACGGACAATCCCGAAGATATCATGTGGCAGGTGTTCAACGGCTGGAGCTATGCCACCGGCGACCTGATTCTCGGCAACAATCCGGTCTCGGATTCGGTTGAAAATATCGCGGCCATTGAAAAAACACTCAGAGATGTGCTGGTGACGTTCGGCATGGAAAAGACGCTGCCCTGGTGCGTACTGTCCCACATCGACAAGCAGGCTGAGGTGGAAAAAAAATATCCGGGCGAAACCGCCATCTGGTTTCAGAGCCTGGCCGGAACAGACGACGCCAACCAGACCTTTGATCTGACCATCGAAAAGATGATGAATTACGCCAAAATGCGCAACGGCCAGTACGGGCTTTACTTTGAGACCGGACAGGGGGCGGATTATACCAACGGCGCAGGCCACGGGTTTGACATGGTGGTTCACGAGTCCCGCAAATACGGATTTGCCCGCGCCCTGGCTCAGGAGGTCGCCAAGGTTGCACCCGAAGGAAAGCCCTGGCTGCACCTCAACGACGTGGCCGGTTTTATCGGCCCGGAGGTCTTCAAAAGCCGTGAACAGCTGGTCCGGTGCTGCCTGGAGGATATCGTCATGGGCAAGCTGCACGGCCTGTGTCTGGGGCTGGATATCTGTTCCACCCTTCACATGCCCGTCAGCCTGGATGACCTGGACTGGTGCATGGATCAGATCGCACCGGCCAGCCCCTCCTATCTCATGGCCCTGCCCACCAAGAACGACCCCATGCTCAGCTATCTCACCACCGGCTTTCAGGATCACGTCCGCCTGCGGGAGAAGTTCGGCTACAAGGTCAACGACGATGTGTGGGCGTTTTTCAAAAAAATCAAAATCGTTGATGAGAATGACAAATACACCGAGCATTTCGGCGATCCCATCTGGGTCTACTATCAGTATAAGCTGGCCAAGGGCGACACGCGCACCAAAGATGAAATCTATGCTGAGGGCGAGGCCGCCATTCAGCGGATCGAAGCGCGCGGCGTTCCCATTGCCAGAGGAATGGGGAAAAATCCGGGCGATCTGAACCCGGAACTCAGAGAAAAAATCTGGGCGCTGTACAACGACGCCAAGGTATCGCTCTGGGCTGAATTTACCCCGGAATTCATCAACACCATCCCCAATGCGGTCGTGGTTTCCACAAACTCCGGGGATCGTGAGGATTATGTTGCTCATCCGCCCACCGGTGAAAAGCTGAGTCCGTCAGCCGTTGCCACGCTGGAGACGCTGAGAGACGCCTGGGCCGGGAAAGCGCCGGATGTTCAGATCATTATTTCTGACGGGCTGAACGCCAAGGCCATCATGGATGAGAACCATCTGACGCCCTATCTGGAGGCCGTGAAAAAGGAGCTTGCGGCTGCCGGGTACACCGTGGGCGAGAAGAACGTCGTGGTGACATCGGGCCGGGTCCGGGCCGGGTATGAAATCGGGAGTGTCCTGTTCGGCAAATCCGATGCGGCCAGGCCTAAGATCGTGCTGCACATCATCGGCGAAAGACCGGGCAGCGGCCACCACAACTACTCGGTTTACATTGCCGCGCCCAAGGCTGAGATCTGGGGCAAAAACGGCGTGGACCACGACATCGTCCGGGTGATCAGCGGCATTTCCGACACAGCTTACAAGCCGACTGACGCAGCCAGAGAGACCGTGACCATCGTCAAAGAGATGACAGATGCGTAA